One Balneola vulgaris DSM 17893 genomic window carries:
- a CDS encoding S9 family peptidase, with amino-acid sequence MKRIFQSIAVLALLLSISTTAFSQSTGLELYAKMGQRNFVNFEGSSGVNWLPGNQGYMETERDDDGNVTFYKVNPKNQKRSALFNKKTVNALIEQYNSLTEKDVEHLPFARFEYVMDNNGIFFTQDKTDFVFNLKTRELRKLYKPEVEKAPYTDELMRGMSRSQLWNGTYSHDYTKFAYVKGYDIYVVDTATKEEKRLTYGSEEQMNGRPSWVYPEEFGQREAYWFSPDNSKIAYMQYNEKDVHQFPIVHELEFEAGLELMRYPKAGETNPTVKLFIVDIESGDIEEVPTNSDPDTYIVRPIWRQDGSELTFRRLNRQQNHLEFLAYNLGSQSVRTIFEEKEDAYINMHDNFIQLDDNQTFIWTSEVSGYNHIYHYDFNGKLINQITKGDFPVGSIVNVDQKNKKVYFSAYQNMGLDLYFYVVDMDGTDMKKLSKGEGRHNVSMNPSADYYICSHSSFDQPYEANMYTSNGKMVRNMMKADVSNVLAENLSKPEFFTFKAADGVTELPGLIYKPVDFNPNKEYPVVLPLYGGPESQDVSNTYKNSDGYQRLAQLGFIVVRANYRGSGNRGKEFATLHYENLGTLEIDDYAEAIKHVTKRPYADASRVGVYGHSYGGYATAMLMLRYPNLFHVGISGAPVTDWRSYDTIYTERYMNTPQKNKKGYDVGSAMTYADQLKGKLLLVHGSIDNNVHPANTTMLVDALIKAGKKFDLMMYPNNRHGIRGAHGAHYNKMRLNYLIEHLNPEIENKGEVEVELGWSN; translated from the coding sequence ATGAAACGGATATTTCAATCAATTGCAGTTCTTGCTCTTTTATTAAGCATTAGCACAACTGCATTTTCCCAAAGCACAGGATTAGAGCTTTATGCCAAAATGGGCCAGCGTAATTTTGTGAACTTTGAAGGAAGCTCTGGAGTGAATTGGCTACCAGGCAATCAAGGGTACATGGAAACAGAAAGAGATGACGATGGCAACGTCACTTTCTACAAGGTTAATCCAAAGAACCAAAAACGTAGTGCACTGTTTAACAAGAAAACTGTAAATGCACTCATCGAGCAGTATAACTCGTTAACTGAAAAAGATGTAGAACACCTTCCATTCGCACGTTTTGAGTATGTGATGGATAACAACGGAATCTTCTTTACACAAGATAAGACCGATTTCGTGTTCAACTTAAAAACACGTGAACTGCGTAAGTTGTATAAGCCTGAAGTTGAAAAGGCACCGTACACCGATGAATTAATGCGTGGCATGAGCCGTTCGCAGTTATGGAACGGAACCTATTCTCACGACTACACCAAATTTGCCTATGTAAAAGGCTACGACATCTATGTTGTAGATACGGCCACTAAAGAAGAAAAAAGACTTACTTACGGTAGCGAAGAGCAAATGAACGGTCGCCCAAGTTGGGTATACCCAGAAGAGTTTGGTCAAAGAGAAGCCTATTGGTTCTCTCCAGACAATTCCAAAATTGCCTACATGCAGTACAATGAGAAGGACGTTCACCAATTCCCAATTGTACATGAATTGGAGTTTGAAGCAGGCTTAGAGCTCATGCGTTACCCTAAAGCTGGTGAAACCAACCCAACCGTTAAGCTTTTCATCGTTGATATAGAATCAGGTGATATTGAGGAAGTTCCAACAAATAGCGACCCTGATACTTACATCGTGCGCCCTATTTGGAGACAAGATGGTTCGGAATTAACCTTCCGTAGACTTAACCGTCAGCAAAACCACCTTGAGTTCTTAGCTTACAATCTTGGTTCACAATCTGTGAGAACAATTTTTGAAGAAAAAGAAGATGCATACATTAATATGCATGATAACTTCATTCAGTTAGACGACAACCAAACGTTCATCTGGACCTCAGAAGTAAGTGGATATAACCACATTTACCATTACGACTTCAATGGTAAACTCATCAACCAGATTACCAAAGGTGATTTCCCAGTTGGAAGTATTGTGAATGTTGACCAGAAGAATAAAAAGGTGTACTTCTCGGCCTACCAAAATATGGGGCTCGATCTCTATTTTTATGTAGTAGATATGGACGGCACCGACATGAAGAAACTATCGAAAGGTGAAGGACGCCATAATGTTAGCATGAATCCTTCTGCCGACTACTACATTTGCTCGCACTCTTCTTTTGATCAGCCATATGAAGCGAATATGTATACTTCAAATGGCAAGATGGTTAGAAACATGATGAAGGCGGACGTAAGCAATGTGCTTGCTGAAAACCTAAGCAAGCCAGAATTCTTTACGTTTAAAGCTGCGGATGGTGTTACTGAACTGCCAGGCCTTATTTACAAGCCGGTTGATTTCAACCCAAATAAAGAATATCCCGTGGTACTCCCGCTTTATGGGGGTCCAGAATCACAAGATGTTTCAAACACTTACAAAAATAGTGACGGCTACCAACGCCTTGCACAATTAGGCTTTATCGTTGTTCGTGCTAACTACCGTGGATCAGGAAATCGCGGTAAAGAATTTGCTACGTTGCACTACGAGAACTTAGGTACGCTTGAAATAGATGATTATGCTGAAGCCATTAAACATGTAACTAAACGTCCTTATGCTGATGCTTCTAGAGTTGGTGTTTATGGACACTCATACGGTGGATATGCTACAGCTATGCTGATGCTTCGCTATCCGAACTTATTCCATGTTGGTATCTCAGGTGCGCCTGTAACCGATTGGAGAAGTTATGATACCATCTACACTGAGCGTTACATGAATACTCCACAGAAAAACAAGAAAGGTTATGATGTGGGTTCAGCAATGACCTATGCTGATCAACTAAAAGGTAAACTTCTTTTAGTACATGGTTCTATTGATAACAACGTTCACCCAGCCAACACTACCATGTTGGTAGATGCACTCATTAAGGCGGGCAAGAAGTTTGATCTAATGATGTACCCAAACAACCGTCATGGTATTAGAGGCGCACATGGTGCTCATTACAACAAAATGAGACTGAACTATCTCATCGAGCACTTAAACCCTGAGATTGAAAACAAGGGTGAAGTTGAAGTTGAATTAGGTTGGAGTAACTAA
- a CDS encoding aldehyde dehydrogenase family protein — protein MDFLKKLGIEGVNAGTSTGQKHLESKDVIASITPVDGKNIANVTITTKEQYEQVVTTAQEAFLVWREMPAPQRGEIVRQIGDKLREHKEALGKLVTYEMGKIYQEGLGEVQEMIDICDFAVGLSRQLYGLTMHSERPNHRMYEQWHPLGVVGIISAFNFPVAVWSWNAMIAAVCGDVMIWKGSEKTPLCGVAIQKIVAKVLKENNLPEGIFSLVTGDREVGEWMTEDERIPLISATGSIRMGKEVAKVVGGRLGKTILELGGNNAIIITENADIEMAIRATVFGAVGTCGQRCTSTRRLIIHESVYDQVKERLLSIYENINIGNPLEPETLVGPMIDQDAVDMMQNALKQVEKEGGKVLCGGDVLDREGFYVRPAIAEAKNEYTIVQEETFAPILYLIKYSTIDEAMAMHNGVKQGLSSSMFTLNMREAENFLSAHGSDCGIANINIGTSGAEIGGAFGGEKETGGGRESGSDAWKAYMRRQTNTINWSEELPLAQGISFDV, from the coding sequence ATGGATTTTCTAAAGAAATTAGGTATCGAAGGTGTTAACGCAGGTACAAGCACAGGCCAGAAGCACTTAGAGAGTAAAGATGTAATTGCAAGTATTACTCCAGTAGATGGCAAAAACATCGCTAATGTTACCATTACCACCAAAGAACAATACGAGCAAGTTGTAACAACTGCTCAAGAAGCTTTTTTAGTTTGGCGTGAAATGCCAGCTCCTCAACGAGGTGAAATTGTTCGTCAGATTGGTGACAAACTTAGAGAACACAAAGAAGCCTTAGGTAAATTAGTAACCTACGAGATGGGTAAAATTTACCAAGAAGGATTAGGCGAAGTTCAGGAGATGATTGACATCTGTGATTTCGCTGTAGGCCTTAGCCGCCAGCTATATGGTTTAACCATGCATAGTGAGCGCCCGAACCACCGTATGTACGAGCAATGGCATCCACTGGGTGTGGTAGGCATTATTTCAGCCTTCAACTTCCCAGTTGCTGTTTGGAGTTGGAACGCCATGATTGCCGCTGTTTGTGGTGATGTGATGATATGGAAAGGTTCAGAAAAAACTCCATTGTGTGGTGTAGCCATTCAGAAAATTGTAGCCAAAGTACTTAAAGAGAACAACCTCCCAGAAGGTATCTTCTCGCTAGTTACGGGCGACCGTGAAGTAGGCGAATGGATGACCGAAGACGAGCGTATTCCATTAATTTCAGCTACAGGTTCTATCAGAATGGGTAAAGAAGTAGCGAAGGTTGTGGGAGGCCGTTTAGGCAAAACCATCCTTGAATTAGGTGGTAACAATGCCATCATCATTACCGAAAACGCCGACATTGAAATGGCTATCCGAGCTACAGTATTTGGTGCGGTTGGTACCTGTGGGCAACGCTGTACTTCTACTCGTCGCCTCATCATTCACGAATCGGTTTACGATCAAGTAAAAGAACGCTTATTGTCTATTTACGAGAACATCAACATCGGCAACCCATTAGAGCCTGAAACACTAGTTGGCCCAATGATTGATCAAGATGCCGTTGATATGATGCAGAATGCGCTTAAGCAAGTGGAAAAAGAAGGCGGCAAAGTGTTGTGCGGTGGTGATGTATTAGACCGAGAAGGATTCTACGTACGTCCGGCTATTGCGGAAGCAAAAAATGAATACACTATCGTTCAAGAAGAAACATTCGCCCCTATTTTATACCTCATTAAGTACTCTACTATCGATGAGGCAATGGCTATGCATAATGGCGTGAAACAAGGATTAAGTTCTTCAATGTTTACGCTAAACATGCGTGAAGCTGAGAACTTCTTAAGTGCGCATGGTTCTGATTGTGGAATCGCCAATATCAATATCGGTACTTCCGGTGCTGAGATCGGCGGTGCTTTTGGTGGTGAAAAAGAAACCGGGGGTGGACGTGAGTCTGGTTCGGATGCATGGAAAGCTTATATGCGTCGCCAAACCAACACCATCAACTGGAGTGAAGAATTACCATTAGCTCAAGGCATTAGCTTCGACGTTTAA
- a CDS encoding DUF3078 domain-containing protein, which yields MKSISKLALLVVAILISSNTLKAQTIVVPDTLEGWTQTWVANLNGSQASYDNWSEGGVSTLSGTASTVFTKMYRKDQFTFGFRTNLRYGQSKVEGEGIRKTDDLISIRMRGTYDLEEDSKVAAYGAVQLRTQFAKGYKYGEGFAGSDSLISDFFAPAYLTEGAGLEYNASPNLQFEAGVALKQTFIRDGDLAPNYGLDQGDTFRSEGGITTGITLQRQVAENIKYSSSLDTFTNLNQPISSTDVFWANELVGQINSLISASFQFELRYDDDFSSEIQVKQVLSAGISVNLY from the coding sequence ATGAAATCGATTTCTAAACTTGCACTCTTAGTAGTAGCGATTCTCATTTCTTCCAACACATTAAAAGCACAAACTATTGTAGTACCAGATACCCTAGAAGGCTGGACCCAAACGTGGGTGGCGAACTTAAATGGTTCACAAGCCTCATACGACAACTGGTCGGAAGGTGGTGTAAGCACACTAAGTGGTACTGCTTCTACCGTTTTCACAAAAATGTACCGCAAAGACCAATTTACTTTTGGTTTCCGTACCAACCTCAGATACGGCCAATCTAAAGTGGAGGGCGAAGGAATTCGTAAAACGGATGACTTGATATCGATTCGAATGAGAGGAACCTATGATTTAGAAGAAGACAGTAAAGTGGCGGCCTACGGTGCGGTTCAATTGAGAACTCAGTTTGCAAAAGGTTATAAGTATGGGGAAGGCTTTGCGGGTTCTGATTCATTGATATCTGATTTCTTTGCACCGGCATACTTAACGGAAGGAGCTGGTTTGGAATACAACGCAAGCCCAAATCTACAATTCGAAGCGGGTGTGGCTTTAAAGCAAACCTTTATTCGAGATGGTGATTTAGCACCAAACTATGGGTTAGATCAAGGCGATACCTTCCGTTCTGAGGGTGGTATCACAACAGGTATAACTTTACAGCGCCAAGTTGCAGAGAACATCAAATACTCTAGTAGTTTAGATACCTTTACGAATTTGAATCAACCTATAAGCTCTACCGATGTTTTTTGGGCCAATGAATTAGTGGGTCAAATTAACTCTCTTATCAGTGCTTCTTTTCAATTTGAGTTGAGATATGATGATGATTTCTCAAGCGAGATTCAGGTTAAACAAGTACTTTCAGCAGGTATTTCTGTAAACCTATACTAA
- a CDS encoding PhoH family protein → MATKKQKKIFVLDTSVLLYDYEAVKNFEKNDVAIPITVLEELDTFKKGNTVINLHAREFIRYLDSISDDNMLQNWIPLNGRSHGKLKVISNGGDHVDANKVFGANRNDHHIINAALRLKTENDDRKVILVSKDINLRLKARALNLDAEDYETVQVKDIDHLYRGKTELELEDPSLVSKFYEKGKIRPKKLMEDTPPSNHYYIIKSHGSSALGWYNAKSKYIEQVEATNAFGIKPKNAEQTFAMHALLNPNILLTTITGAAGTGKTLLALASALERRSDYKQIYLARPIVPLSNKDIGYLPGDAEAKINPYMQPLWDNLSFIKNQFKEGSKQYKKVDDMVQTDKLRIVPLAYIRGRSLSNVIFIVDEAQNLTPHEIKTIITRAGENTKIVFTGDIFQIDTPYLDAQSNGLSYLVDRMQKSELYAHVNLEKGERSELANIASQLL, encoded by the coding sequence ATGGCAACGAAGAAGCAGAAGAAGATTTTCGTACTCGATACCTCCGTTCTTTTATACGATTATGAAGCAGTTAAAAACTTCGAAAAAAACGATGTAGCGATACCCATTACCGTACTAGAGGAGCTAGACACTTTCAAAAAGGGGAACACGGTAATTAATTTACATGCAAGGGAGTTCATTCGATATTTAGATAGCATCTCGGATGATAATATGCTTCAAAACTGGATCCCATTAAATGGGCGGTCGCACGGTAAATTGAAAGTAATTAGTAATGGTGGAGATCATGTTGATGCCAATAAAGTTTTTGGTGCCAATCGAAATGATCATCACATCATTAATGCCGCGCTTCGGTTAAAAACCGAAAATGATGACCGCAAAGTCATCTTAGTATCCAAGGATATTAACCTGCGCTTGAAAGCAAGAGCTTTAAACTTAGATGCCGAAGATTACGAAACGGTTCAAGTTAAAGACATAGACCATCTGTACCGGGGTAAAACAGAATTGGAATTAGAAGATCCATCCCTTGTAAGTAAGTTTTATGAAAAGGGTAAAATTCGCCCTAAAAAGCTGATGGAAGATACACCTCCGAGTAATCATTACTACATCATTAAAAGTCATGGGTCATCGGCTTTAGGCTGGTATAATGCCAAGAGTAAGTACATCGAGCAGGTAGAGGCTACGAATGCCTTCGGTATTAAGCCTAAGAATGCCGAACAGACGTTTGCTATGCATGCACTGCTGAACCCAAATATCCTGCTTACTACCATTACGGGCGCTGCAGGAACGGGGAAAACCTTACTGGCCTTAGCCAGTGCATTAGAACGGCGTAGCGATTACAAACAAATCTATTTAGCACGCCCTATAGTGCCATTGAGTAACAAAGATATCGGGTATCTACCCGGGGATGCGGAGGCTAAAATCAATCCATATATGCAGCCACTTTGGGATAACCTGAGTTTTATAAAAAACCAGTTTAAAGAAGGCAGTAAGCAATACAAGAAAGTGGATGATATGGTACAAACCGATAAGCTGAGAATAGTGCCATTGGCTTATATCCGAGGCCGTAGTTTATCGAATGTGATTTTTATAGTAGATGAGGCTCAAAACTTAACTCCTCATGAAATTAAAACCATCATCACTCGTGCGGGCGAAAACACCAAGATTGTTTTCACTGGCGATATCTTTCAAATCGATACCCCATATCTAGACGCTCAAAGTAATGGATTGTCGTACTTGGTAGATCGTATGCAAAAGAGTGAGTTATATGCGCATGTTAACTTAGAGAAAGGCGAGCGCTCTGAATTGGCTAATATTGCCAGCCAACTTCTTTGA
- a CDS encoding phosphoribosyltransferase family protein, with protein MQRQIILMDKERIQRSIKRLAIQVWENLGEDELIIVGLNERGYATANMLVDALHEILGTKSLQVHKYDVKNLTHNKPLPVCTEKRVLIIDDVIFSGKTMFEAVSAIISTGNPSKVEVLTLVDRGHRAYPIQSNLTGMNIPTKFGEHIEVMLQSERLEQVVLFKNN; from the coding sequence ATGCAACGGCAAATTATACTTATGGATAAAGAGCGAATTCAACGCTCAATCAAACGTTTGGCTATACAAGTTTGGGAAAACTTAGGGGAAGACGAGCTCATTATTGTTGGGCTTAATGAACGAGGATATGCAACGGCCAATATGTTGGTGGATGCACTACATGAGATTTTGGGAACTAAAAGCCTTCAAGTGCATAAATATGATGTTAAGAACTTAACGCATAATAAGCCGCTACCGGTGTGCACCGAGAAAAGGGTACTGATCATCGATGATGTGATATTTTCAGGGAAAACCATGTTTGAAGCAGTTTCTGCTATCATAAGTACAGGAAATCCTTCCAAAGTTGAAGTGCTTACATTGGTAGACCGGGGGCATCGTGCGTATCCTATTCAATCTAATCTGACGGGTATGAATATTCCTACCAAATTTGGAGAACATATTGAAGTTATGCTTCAATCGGAACGATTAGAGCAGGTAGTTCTTTTTAAAAACAACTAA
- a CDS encoding pyridoxal phosphate-dependent decarboxylase family protein has product MNDQAKQALIRAQESLNKWKESFGAWEVDSTLQVSEEDQTRVFDELVHRLEGNYPFHHPIYAGQMLKPPHPLTWAAYATAMMINPNNHALDGGPPSSEMEKEVVADLAKFYGYGDRYLGHLTASGTIANLEALWIARECNPGKKIAFSSNSHYTHERMCGVLGVEGVKIPLNDDGQFELDGVDAQSIGTIVVTLGTTGLGEVEPLNQIIPWAREHNIRIHIDSAYGGFFRTLKDSNLIDGTQWKLMQEADSIVVDPHKHGMQPYGCGCVLFKDPAVGTHYKHDSPYTYFTSDDLHLGEISLECSRAGAAAVALWTTIQLFPLEEHKGFGPIMAQCRKAALKAYELFQKSTKFEPYQKPELDIIAYFPKGSGIQKLSDISKAAQQVFDKGMEDRSFYLSLFKVPASQFLKKHPHFEADDESVTILRSVLMRPEHESFIPELIDRLESAI; this is encoded by the coding sequence ATGAATGATCAGGCTAAGCAAGCACTCATTCGGGCGCAAGAAAGCCTGAACAAATGGAAGGAATCATTCGGAGCGTGGGAAGTTGATTCCACGCTTCAAGTTTCTGAAGAAGATCAGACACGGGTTTTTGATGAGCTTGTTCATCGTTTAGAAGGTAACTACCCTTTTCATCATCCGATTTATGCGGGGCAAATGTTGAAGCCCCCCCATCCCTTAACATGGGCGGCCTATGCAACCGCAATGATGATAAACCCCAATAATCATGCTTTAGACGGTGGGCCTCCATCCTCTGAGATGGAAAAAGAAGTGGTTGCAGACTTAGCCAAATTCTACGGTTATGGCGACCGTTATTTAGGGCACCTTACAGCAAGTGGCACCATCGCCAATCTTGAAGCTTTATGGATTGCAAGAGAGTGTAACCCCGGTAAGAAAATTGCCTTTTCATCCAATTCGCATTATACCCATGAGCGTATGTGTGGTGTTCTAGGTGTGGAAGGGGTGAAAATTCCATTAAATGACGATGGGCAGTTTGAGCTAGACGGAGTGGATGCGCAATCCATTGGAACCATCGTCGTCACTTTAGGAACCACAGGTTTAGGAGAAGTAGAGCCTTTAAATCAGATTATCCCGTGGGCTCGAGAGCATAATATTCGCATTCATATTGATTCGGCCTACGGTGGTTTTTTTAGGACGCTGAAAGACTCCAATCTAATTGATGGAACACAATGGAAACTGATGCAAGAAGCCGACAGCATTGTGGTAGATCCTCATAAACATGGCATGCAACCCTACGGATGTGGCTGTGTGTTATTTAAAGATCCTGCGGTGGGCACCCATTACAAGCACGACTCACCTTACACCTATTTCACCTCCGATGATTTACACCTTGGTGAAATCAGTTTAGAATGTTCAAGAGCGGGCGCTGCAGCCGTGGCGCTTTGGACTACCATTCAACTTTTCCCTTTAGAAGAGCATAAGGGATTTGGGCCAATCATGGCACAGTGTAGAAAAGCGGCATTAAAAGCCTATGAGTTGTTTCAAAAGAGTACGAAGTTTGAACCCTATCAGAAACCAGAGTTGGATATCATCGCTTATTTCCCAAAAGGAAGTGGTATTCAAAAGCTGTCAGATATCAGTAAGGCGGCACAGCAAGTTTTCGATAAAGGGATGGAAGACAGAAGCTTTTATTTATCCTTATTCAAAGTGCCTGCTAGCCAATTTTTAAAAAAGCATCCTCACTTTGAGGCCGATGACGAGTCGGTTACCATCCTTCGTTCGGTGTTGATGCGGCCTGAGCACGAATCATTCATTCCAGAGTTGATAGATAGATTGGAAAGTGCTATCTAA
- a CDS encoding DUF3667 domain-containing protein produces the protein MQAIDNINTSSLCPNCGQGPIEGNYCSQCGQRKLSEDDYSVQSLVSDFASEVFNIENRFWKSFKDFLFKPASYTHAYLAGKRKRYLSPLKIFLISNAIYFLFLAMDAFTTTLNTQLYRLPYSTLTKDIILGFIEAKGFEYNAFETIYNEATGVISKLILIFLPLMFGGVTYLLNFSKRKNKPLVFHLNYALVLFAFLVLIGASLLPGLYYELAMFLNSNLMMKYLTDATISTTIIVLLNVFGFFLYRKFLADQWYHVIWKVLSFNLFFIIILQFYRFILLWVSLAWLSITL, from the coding sequence GTGCAAGCCATCGATAACATAAACACATCGTCATTGTGCCCAAATTGTGGGCAAGGACCTATAGAGGGAAATTATTGCTCGCAGTGTGGGCAACGTAAACTCTCTGAGGATGACTATTCGGTTCAATCGTTGGTAAGTGATTTTGCTTCCGAGGTCTTTAATATTGAAAACCGATTCTGGAAATCATTTAAAGACTTCCTTTTTAAGCCAGCTTCATACACCCATGCGTACTTGGCGGGGAAGAGGAAGCGGTATCTTTCACCACTCAAAATCTTTCTGATTTCCAACGCGATCTATTTCTTATTTCTAGCGATGGATGCATTTACAACCACGTTGAATACGCAGTTATATCGGTTGCCCTACAGTACCCTTACAAAAGATATTATTCTAGGTTTTATAGAAGCTAAAGGCTTTGAGTACAATGCCTTCGAGACCATTTATAATGAAGCAACGGGGGTAATCTCTAAGCTAATCCTGATATTTCTGCCCTTGATGTTTGGTGGGGTTACCTACCTCTTGAACTTTTCAAAAAGAAAGAACAAGCCCCTCGTTTTCCATTTAAACTATGCGCTAGTATTGTTCGCTTTTTTGGTACTCATAGGGGCTAGCCTTCTGCCCGGACTCTATTATGAGTTGGCTATGTTCTTGAATTCGAATCTGATGATGAAGTACTTAACGGATGCTACTATTTCCACCACAATCATAGTGTTGTTAAATGTATTCGGCTTCTTTTTGTATAGGAAGTTTTTAGCTGATCAGTGGTATCATGTAATTTGGAAGGTGCTCTCCTTTAACCTTTTCTTCATCATTATTCTTCAGTTCTATAGATTTATTCTGCTATGGGTTTCCTTAGCTTGGCTATCCATTACCCTTTAG
- a CDS encoding TrmH family RNA methyltransferase, which yields MKKASNNQIKLLRKLSQRKFREKEGLFLVEGLRAVEQILQNKYCKVQAVFWGSKTSPEAISVSIQEYELDQEIFDEVSDTESPQGVIAVAEIPEEKSIAHISAQANFLIATDRIQDPGNMGTIIRTAAWFGVDGILVGKGSVDIFNPKVVRSTVGATGALEYRSSNLEAELELLEKEGWTIYLLDGHPGALELSTIPIMAKTVVVVGNEANGISDALKTKERQRVMIPLKGDAATVESLNAAIALSIALYQLKG from the coding sequence TTGAAAAAAGCTTCAAATAATCAGATAAAACTGCTTCGAAAATTATCTCAGAGAAAATTTCGCGAGAAAGAGGGCTTATTTTTAGTGGAAGGATTGAGAGCTGTTGAGCAAATCTTACAGAACAAATACTGTAAGGTGCAGGCTGTTTTTTGGGGGTCGAAAACGAGCCCTGAAGCTATCTCAGTATCTATTCAGGAGTATGAGTTGGATCAAGAAATATTCGACGAAGTATCGGATACCGAGAGCCCACAAGGGGTGATAGCAGTAGCAGAAATTCCCGAAGAAAAATCGATAGCGCATATAAGTGCACAAGCGAACTTCTTGATTGCAACCGACCGCATCCAAGATCCAGGAAACATGGGTACTATTATTCGAACGGCCGCTTGGTTTGGTGTGGATGGTATCTTAGTAGGAAAAGGGTCGGTGGATATTTTCAACCCAAAAGTTGTTCGAAGTACTGTGGGAGCTACCGGTGCATTGGAATATAGAAGTTCAAATTTAGAGGCAGAATTAGAGCTACTAGAAAAAGAAGGGTGGACCATTTATTTGCTCGACGGACATCCCGGTGCCCTTGAACTGTCAACGATTCCAATCATGGCTAAAACGGTGGTGGTTGTAGGGAATGAAGCAAATGGGATATCGGATGCACTCAAAACAAAAGAACGTCAAAGGGTGATGATTCCATTAAAAGGCGATGCTGCAACGGTAGAGAGTTTAAATGCCGCCATTGCACTAAGTATTGCACTTTATCAACTAAAAGGGTGA
- the murI gene encoding glutamate racemase, which yields MNSPNKAPIGIFDSGIGGLTVAKAVAEALPNEHIIYFGDTARVPYGIKSTETVRDYALQITDFLIQKGVKMILIACNTVSAFAKDEIIQLAKGIPVLDVISAGTETAFSHPKHQHIGVIGTLGTVNSEAYIRAIKEHNASTVVSQKACPLLVPLAEEGWINNDIAKLTLTEYLEPFKSLNIDSLILGCTHYPLFKEVIPSILANDNIEIIDSAESIANTAKMKLEAMRALNDSSGKFECYVTDRPQRFHELAERFLGRKISNVIVTHL from the coding sequence TTGAATAGTCCAAACAAAGCCCCTATAGGCATATTTGATTCAGGAATTGGAGGTTTAACCGTAGCAAAAGCTGTGGCTGAAGCCCTTCCCAACGAGCATATCATTTATTTTGGCGACACAGCCCGTGTACCTTATGGAATTAAGTCGACCGAAACCGTGCGTGATTATGCCCTTCAGATCACAGACTTCTTGATTCAAAAAGGGGTGAAGATGATTCTCATTGCTTGTAACACCGTATCTGCTTTTGCCAAAGATGAAATCATCCAACTTGCTAAAGGCATTCCAGTGTTAGATGTAATTTCAGCTGGAACTGAGACCGCCTTTTCTCATCCCAAACACCAGCATATTGGAGTAATTGGTACCTTAGGTACGGTAAACTCTGAAGCGTACATCCGCGCCATAAAAGAGCACAATGCTTCGACAGTGGTCAGCCAAAAAGCGTGTCCACTATTGGTGCCATTGGCCGAAGAAGGTTGGATTAACAACGACATCGCTAAGCTAACACTGACCGAGTATTTAGAACCCTTTAAGAGTCTAAACATTGATTCATTAATATTAGGGTGTACGCATTATCCCCTATTTAAAGAGGTGATACCGTCTATTCTAGCAAATGATAACATTGAAATCATCGATTCTGCTGAAAGCATTGCCAATACAGCCAAAATGAAGCTTGAAGCTATGCGTGCTCTAAATGATTCGAGTGGTAAATTTGAATGCTATGTCACCGATCGACCTCAACGATTTCATGAACTCGCTGAACGCTTTTTAGGTCGCAAGATTTCAAATGTAATTGTTACCCATCTTTAG
- a CDS encoding YtxH domain-containing protein, protein MSKGSQTLLTGLVAFAGGVIAGLLLTPKSGRENRQWLHDQSEDAKEWLEGKSHRLLEEGEKKIEQVSRNLKKSVKENLPDLYEATETLHLDEEELEQNV, encoded by the coding sequence ATGTCGAAAGGATCCCAAACCTTATTAACCGGATTAGTAGCATTTGCTGGTGGCGTTATAGCAGGTTTACTTCTCACCCCAAAATCAGGCCGTGAAAACAGACAATGGCTTCACGATCAATCTGAAGACGCTAAAGAATGGCTGGAAGGCAAAAGCCATCGATTACTCGAAGAAGGGGAAAAGAAGATTGAGCAAGTATCACGCAACCTCAAAAAAAGCGTGAAAGAAAATCTTCCCGATTTATACGAAGCTACTGAAACGCTACACCTTGACGAGGAAGAGTTAGAACAAAATGTCTAA